In the genome of Odocoileus virginianus isolate 20LAN1187 ecotype Illinois chromosome 17, Ovbor_1.2, whole genome shotgun sequence, the window CTGCCATCTGAGAGCATTTCCATGCATGCCCATGGAGCCATAGCAGTGACCTCCTTCATAAGACAGCCTTACAATACACATTTCATTTCAAACCCATGATAGATTTGTCTAACTATCTGATGTTGGGACCATTTTGGCCTGTAGCTATCAAAACACTTTGGAGCAGGAAGGGTCTGAGGTCTGAGTGCTGGCCCTGCCTTAGGACCACGTCTGGGCCAGCGGAGGCCAGGCAGAAGAGGCTCCCTTTTGGCAGGAAAGgaggtgaatgggattgttttgcAACAGGACTCGTGGTGTCTCCTTACCTTGGAAACTAATACTCAGAGAGCAGGTAACCTAAGACCCAGACCTGGTCCTCCCCTCCGTCTGGGCCAGGGGTCAGGatgacctgggtctcctccacgGTGCTTCCTCCTGGCCTGCATGCACCCTGGCCAGGCCCCTTCCCCTACCCATCCCCATCCCACGGGGTGGGTGCCCCTCTAGCGAGCTCTGGCTCTTCAAATGTCAGACCAAGgaagtgcccctccctcccttccctgtaGCTGCTTCACCCCATCGTATGCCCTcgctttccctttcctgagaaacTATAACAccactttgaaaacaaataacTCTTCCCCAGTTACAGGGGTTAAGGAGAAGGCAGCACCCTGGAGGGAGTGGGGAACCCTGAAATGGAGGGAGTGAGCAGGCCAGCTCACATTTATTTCCAACCCTCCTgcccagtttgttttttttttttttcttctttaaacctcaagttcccttttcttcacaccatTATCagcttgttttctttcctctggtTTGCTTGCTTCACCTTGCCATCAGCTCATCCTTAGCACGCAGAGTGCTGATTCTGTGGGAACTGCTGCAGCTCGGCACACGGATGGTCCTGGGCAGGGCCAAGGGGCCAGGCGGTGCCCAGGGGCTAGCCCAGCGCTGCTCCCCACACTTCCGCGGGCTTCACCTTTCTCACATCACCCCAACCCCCTTGAGAATCTGAAGACAGACAGGTGTGggagctcagttggaaaagagaGGGCCCTTAACAGTTTCAGTTCTCACGCACCCCATCCGGGGAGGCCTGAGGGCTGCAGCTCAACCGGAAAGTAAATCTTCCTCCAAAGAGGGACAGGGGGCTGAGGAGAAAAGCGAACCACAAGGAGGGTGCCCTGAGGCAGCCATGGGAACGGCCTGGGGCTGGGGCACCCGATGCCGTTTGTTCCTGACAAGTGTGTGGGCCTCGCTGTGGAGCCGCTCTTTCTGTCCCTGCCACTGTGTGGGCAGGAGCTATGTTTAGGGCTGTGCTTTGTGAAACAGCTTTCAGCCAGATGGCTCAGCAGTCCCTGGTGTCCCTGCAGAGATGCCACGGGGACAGGCTCCCCTGTGCTCCTCGCGGAGCTGAGGAGTTAGGCTCCCGGCCTCGTGTACCCGGGACTTGCGGTGTCCACCGGCTTGGCCACGGGGCAGGGGTCCGGAGGCCCAGCCTCTTGACGCCAACCCTGCCGCTCGTCTCTGTTACTGGAACAAGTCACTTCAAATCCTCAGGCCCCGCTCCCTGTGTCAAATGAGGTTTGGATGAACCCAGGTTTGCTTGTTTGAAGGATGGAAATCTTTCCCTAGAGGGGGTGCCCGCTGGAGCCGGGAGTGGGGGTGACTAAGCCCACAAAGTCGGACCACAGAGGCGCTTTGGGAAGGCGGCCTCGCGAGGGCCGCTGCAACGGGCACCGCAGGCGCAGGCCGCCAGGCGCCAGAAGGGGCTGAGGGCTGGTGGCCGAGGGGGCCCTCCCTGCGGCGGGGTTGAGCCTCGCGGGGCGGGATCGCGTGCCCGGCCGCCCCTGCCATCTCGGCGGCCGTGCGGGGCGCCCCTGACAGCGGGCGGACTCGGCGCCCGAGGAGGGGCGTGGGAGCCGCGCGGGGACTCCGGCAGGGCCCACGGAGCCGGGAAATGGAAGCAGCCAAAAGCCCAGGCGCGCCCGGTTATTCTTTGCCGCCGCCTCGTCGGGAGCGCCATTTGTCACGCGAGTCTCCACCTGTACTCGTTCCTGCCCCGAGGCCTCCGGCGCGGACCCTTCGGCTCCGGTCCCTGCCTCGGTCCAGAGCTGGCCGACGGGGCGGCGGGTTTCGCGAGGCGGGCGAGCGCGAAGTCCGAGGGGCGGTGCGGAGCGCGGGGTCAGCGCGGGGGGCAGACAAAGGCGGGGAACGCGAGCGAGGGGAAGACAAAGCGCAGAAAGGGGGTCGGCGGCGGCGCCGGGGCCCCGGAGGCGGCACCGGGCGCGGCGGAGCCAATgggcgggcgcggggcgggggccggCGGGGGCGGTGCCGCGGTGAGacggcggcggccgcggccgcTCGGGGACCACTGGCAGCGGCGGCAGCTCGCCCCCGCACGCTCCTCGCACCGAGGCTTTCCCCGGAGACCGACCCCCGTCCCGCAGCCCAGGCCGGGGCCCGGTGAGACCCGCGGGCGGGCCGGGGGAGGGGCCGGCCTCCGGCTTGCGATTCGGGCGGCCCAGGTGGGGGCTGTGGGGGTAAGGGCCGCCGCCCACGGGGTCCCGACGCCGAGCGTCTCAGTCTGTCGCTCTCGCCCGGGGTCCCGAGGCCGGCGTCCGCCCCCCGAGCGGGGCCGAGGTCCCTGAGGCCGGGCCCGCCGGGGTCCTGGGTCTGGGGTCCGGTCCACGCAGGTTCGGAGAGGAGGAGCGGGCGGCGGctcggcggggcggggcggatGGCCCAGCCCGCGGGCGCTGTCCAGGGGCTGGGCCCGCCGAACGGAGCGTACCCGAGGCCCCGCACTGGGCAGCTTCGGGCCGGGGTCAGGCCGGGGCAGCCGCTTTTGGCTGTGGCCCCAGTGGGTCCGCCCTCCTCTGACCTCCCCTCGCGCCAGGCGGCGTCTGGGTCCGCGAAGCGTTCGGGCGGCTGCGCggagcccctcccccagccgcTGCCCGCTAACTCCGCTCCTCCCGGGACACATGGTTCCACTCAGGGACCCCTGCCCCCTGGGGAGCCGCGTGGGGCCCGAGCGGGCGAAGCGGGGGGTGGGTGAGGGGCGGAAGTGGCAAGACCCAGAGCAACAGGAAATGACTTAGGGAAAGTCCCAAccacagccccccagccccctgcctgtaaacacccctacccccaccctgcGGGCTGGGAAGGGCTTGTAGGGCCCTCCCAACCGACTTCCCCTTGCAGAACCCAGCGGGTGCCGCGTCTCCACTCGGGGCCTCCATCGCCTCCAACGAGCCATGTTCCAGGCCGCCGGAGCCGCCGCCCAGGCCACCCCCTCCCATGTAGGTGATCAGCCGGGGTGGGAGGGCACTCCATCCCCGCAGGTGTCTGGCCCGAGCGTGAAGGGACGAGGAGCGGCCTGTTTGCcggcctccctccccttcccccttgagTGTCCCTGGGATCTGGGCTGGTGATGGTCTAGAGCCCTCCTCAACTGACCCTGCCCCACGGCCCTCTCCCTCAGGAAGCCAAAGGTGGCGGTTCCAGCAGCACGGTTCAGCGCTCCAAGGtagggccctggggctgggctgtGCGGGGAGGAAGGGGTGGGCGCCGGTCAGGCCCCTGATGGAGTCTCTCCCGGAACAGTCCTTCAGCCTTCGGGCTCAGGTGAAGGAGACCTGCGCCTCCTGCCAGAAGACCGTGTACCCCATGGAGCGACTGGTGGCCGACAAGCTCATTTTCCACAGCTCTTGCTTCTGCTGCAAGCACTGTCACACCAAGCTCAGGTGCGCCCCCGCCCTGACCCCGCCCCAGCCCTCCTGACCTGGCCTGACCTGACCACAGTGTTCTGCTTCTGCAGCCTGGGCAGCTACGCGGCACTGCACGGGGAATTCTACTGCAAGCCCCACTTTCAGCAGCTGTTTAAGAGCAAAGGCAACTACGACGAAGGCTTCGGCCGGAAGCAGCACAAGGAGCTCTGGGCCCACAAGGAGGTGGACCCCGGCACCAAGACAGCCTGAGGCCCCTCTGGACTGCCCGGCCCCGGGTGAGGGTGGAAAGGGGATGAGGCCATTTTGCTCAGGCAGAGGGTTGCAGGGGCAGGGCTTTGCTCCCAGATTCCTTCTTCCTCAGCCGGTGGGGGTTCAGGAACCAGGATTGGGGTTTGCTCACCACCCTACTTCCTGTTTCTTTCAGCctaccccacctcaccccagggCCCCCCTGGGAGGCCCTCAAACTCAGCTTCCCTATCTAGGTGCCTTTTCTCCAGCAAGGAGTCAGCATGCCCCCTCAGGGTCCCAAGCTCCCTCACTGCCACCCAGGGGCCTATGTGGCCCCCACGTCTCCCCATCTACCTCTGCCCTTAGCCTGGTCCTGAGCCATGGAGACTGGAGGAAGGTGAGCCAGGGTGCCCCCTGCTGGGCCTCTCCAAATGTCCCCCGGGGCCCAGTGTAGGGAGAGGGGAACTGGAACAGCTCTGGGCCCCCTCCACCTGCAGAGGTGAGGCAGGGCGTGCCTGTCAGGGCCAGAACCATCCCACAGTGCGGAAGCAGTGGAAGGGAAAGCCTCCACCAGGCTGAGCCACGGGGACTGGGGGGGGGTGCTGGCGGGGCCacattccccctcctcccacttctgCCGGTTTTGACTGTTGTAATCAATCCTATTTTAAACATGTTTCGACAGATTCTGACTCTATTATGTGGCCGACTGGGGGGTGCGGTTTGTGGCAGGGACACACTACACAGAGGTGAAGGGGAACAGCATCAGGCCAACACATTCCTGGCCTTGACTGGTGGTGGGGGCTGGTGGTTAGGGTGATGGGTGTCAGGGATCTTATCAGGCAGCCTGAGAAAAGGGGGTGTTCTTCCCAACCAGGTCTCTCCATGTCAAACTCAGCGAGTTTGAGGACTGAACCCCACTGGGTCTCTCAGCCTGTGCTGCCCAAGGTCGGGCCGTCAGTGGGTGATGGTGCTGAGTCCTTACCCAGATCTTCTTTGTCCTGGAAATCAGGAAGGGATGGGCGAACCAGCAGATCCAACAAGTTGTGTCCAGGGCTTAGTCTTTGTGCCCTTTCCCCAGCAAGGAGTCAGAGTGCCCCTTCAGGGTGTCTCTCCCACTTTTCCAGCTCAGGGAATGGGGCAGTCATGGTCACCATCTCAAGCAGTCAGAGAAATGGCTCTTCTTCTCTTGGGGACAAGATTACAGTGACACAAACAAGAACCTAAGACCCCACCCCTCAGGAGAATACAGACAAGAAGTCGGGACTGTCCTGCCCCAGACCCAACTGTCCTGGTTTCCCCCAGCTGACTGGACTGTGTAAACTGGCAGAACAAGAGGGCAGACTCCTAGGGGATTACCTGACCCTAACCCTGTACAAGTCCTTAAGTTCCTAAGTGACCTCGTGCCCACAGAACAGGGTAGGAAGCAGGGCCTCAAACTCCAGTGGTAGATAGGCCACTGTGCTGTGTTGCCCTGGAAGTGACAGAGCCAACAGGAAGCAGAGTAGGCACTCTGAGCCTGGGTCCTCAGAGCATGAGGGGAATGCGGAGCGCCTCACTCAGGGCAGCTCTAACTTCTGCACCAGAGGCCTCAGCTGGGGACGAGGTTGGTCTTCCTCTACCCAGAGCTAAGCAACAGCATCAGGTCACCCAAGAAGAGCCAGCAGAGGTGGCTTGTGGCAGTACCTGCCTCACAAGGATGTGACTTCGGCCGGCAAGGACATCCCGGGGCTAGGAGGACTAGTGGATCCCACAGAGGTCCTGGGAACTGAGCCACGGTGAAGCTCAAGTTGGGTGAGCTGACAGTGTCACCTCAGGAAGTCAGCTGTGGTAGGACCACCCTCAGTAAAGCGCCGAGGAgctggggaggaagagagggcgTCACCTCTGAGCTAGCAGTGCCCAGGACCCCTCTGGGAATCATTTCAAGTTCTCTGCTGAGGGATGCAAGCTTGTTGACAGGCAGCATAACCTGGCTTTTCCCAGGTAAACACTTATTGCCTCCACCCCACAACCAAAAGCACTGCCACAGGACCCCTTGGGTATAAATGATCCCTTTTATTGTAAGTAATGCACGACACTGGCCTGGCTTTGCACTGCAAGCCCTCGGTCAAGATATAGTCAAATAACTATGGCTGCAGGTTCTTCTGCACGTTCCACAATTCAGACTCACAGagctggggtgggcaggagggcagTGGAGAGTGGACtgtccccagccctggcctctcCATGTTGGGTTGGCCAAGGCCGAAATACCCCACGGAATGATAAGCAAATGGTGGCATGGCCCTTCCCACAGCCAGCCTGGGGCTGCTAGGAGATGGCCCTTCAGATCCTTTGGGCCAGGCCATCCTAGGCCCCACAACTTTTCATCtggattatttaattaaaaaaaaaaaaacaataaattaaaattaagcaaCAGCTTGGTCCTGAGGATGCTGAGCCAGCATGTCCACAGTTTttggcacaaaaaaaaaaaaaaaaatcagggtctTGTTTTTTTGGAGTGTAGGATTTGTTGGCTTGTTGgcaaattcatttttaagaacACATTCCCTGTGAGGTAAGACCCCGGGGGTGGGGCTCTGTGAGAGCCTGAACCTGGGACAGAGTCGTCTCATCTGGCACCGGCACCACTTTCCTGTTGGAGTCGGGGACTGGGGATTGGGGTGTGGGCCCAAGAAGAATGCTACAGCCATCAGGACGGGGTTGTGGAGAGGCCGAGCTGCCAATCAGCAGCTTTGGTCGAGACAAGGGGCCAGTCCCCTCCCTGGGCAAGAGCCGAGGTGGAGGCAGGAGCATACACTCACTGTCTTCAGAGGGCCTGGCTGGGGTGCCTGATGGAGGCCCTTGGGGGCGAGGatggaaacagaggcccaggccCAACTGGCACCGTGCAACACACATTCCTGCAAAACCAGCTGCTTTCGTTTGATCTTCTCTCTCTTGAGGCGTCCATCACCTGTAACAGTCTAGAATTGATATATATAAAAACCATCAAATATGATCTGAGATATAAATTAACAAGTACAAGGCCTCACATTACATGATGTGAAAAGGCTAAAAACAGCGATAGAAACTACATTCATAAAAGTGCATCGTCAACATACAACGAAGGCTTTGGCTTGTTCTGGTGCCCGTGGGGGAGTGGGCATGGCTGGCAATGAGCTGCCTGGCACGAATCCCCAGCTCCTTGGAGACACCCATCCCTGggcactggcttttttttttttttttctcttttaacaacAACTCCCAAGGAAACTGGGTGTTGAGAGGGAGGAGCTCTAGCAATAGGCACATTTTGGAGGGGAGGGGCCGGAAGAAAGGACCAGCGCCCAGGCTGAGGTAAGTAAGGCCGACTCTAAGCTGCTTGAAGATACTGGCTCCCCGAGCCCTGCTGCCATTCCACCCCCAGGGGAGCGAGAAGGGAAAGAAGCTGAGACCTCGTGGGGATGGGTGAGGCTGGCCATGGAGGAACAGAGCTGGAGGTTCCCGACACAGGTGGTGGCATCACACAGGCTCTCCCTTCCACCAGGCAGAGCTCTGGCCTAGCAGGTCACAACCCGCAGACAGCCTGATACAACTCCCCGGCTCTGCGGGACGCTCCACTCAGGGTAGCCAGCCGGCTCAGATGCCCTCACCGTATTGTCTGTCGTCTTCTCTGCTCCAGTGGGGGAAGAGGTGCCAGCCAGGAGCACAAGGCCTGGGGCCATGACCCTCAGCTCTTTCCAATCTGGCCCAAGGCCCCAGCCCACAGCAGGGGTACTCAGAGCCCAGAGGGCACACGAAGTTGCCAGTTTAGAAACTGGGTACAGCATAAGAGTGACTCCAACTTGTAAAACACAAACAATTGCATTGACAGAACTGGGTCTCCCCTCAATGGGGGCAGTTCCACATCTTAGGCCCCTGCTTGagggtgtgtggtgggggggcagGGTCATTGGGGCAGGCAGGACAGGCTCCTCCTTCCCTGAATAAGGCAGCATAACAGTTGCTTCATTCATCTTTGGTAAAGGACAGGGGCTGGCAAAGCTGGCCTGGGGCTCCAGGGAGAGGGCCGCCCAGGCCTCTGCTCTCCATTGGCTGTGGGGTGCTGGGCTTTACCTCAGGCTTGGGTGGGCTCATCAGCCCAGAGATGCCCTGGTGGTCTCCAGACATGGGGAGGAGAAACAAAGTAACACTCTGAATGAAAGTAACACTATTCAGACCCTTGTGTCCATCCTGTGCCCCAGACTCTCTGGGGTCTGGTGCTGATGGCCATGTCAAGACACAGCCCCCAGGGTGGGGCCCTGGGTGCTTCGCACACTGTTCCAGCTCCTTCCCCTCCAGGCTGAGCTGAGGACGCTGGTGCTTCGGGTCTGGCAGGCTGGGGGCTcccagtccatgaggctgcagccGCCCTCCCTGGCCCCGGGCCCCAGCAGCAAAAGGGCACAGACAACGCTGGCCGGACTCAGCTCCGTGGTCCATGGCCCAACTTTGCTGAGCCCCTCAGCAGCCCCTCGCCCATGCAGAAGGGGCGGCCGGCAACAGTGTGGCCTTGAGAGCTCAGTACACAAGCTGTGCAAAGTGGTGTGTGAGCAGCTCCTCGGCCGAAGGTCTCTGGCGGGCCTCCACAAAAATGCGCCTCAGGAAGTCCCGGCCGTGTTCAGAGATGTGGGAGGGCAGCTGAGGGTTGGTGGGCTGGGTGGCGATCTTGAAAATGGCGGCCATAGCTTCATACTCTGCCCAAGGTGGTTTCTCTGTCAGCATCTCCACCACCGTGCAGCCCAGGctcctggagagagagagaaccccTGCGTCACCCAACAGCCAGCCCCAAGCTCCCAGTCGCCCCGCACACAGTTGTGAAAGGAGGTGCCTTTCTCGAAACACACTGAGGCAGGATGGGCCAGGCTGGAGGTGAACACCCTTGAAGAGGGCCCCCACAGCCAGAAGAGGTTTCACAGCCCCGTTAACTTCTTCCACATGGGCTTCGTCAACCTGCACCCACCCGGCTGCTTCCTGATATCGGGGGAACCACTGAGCATGTGTAGAAAGTGCTCTGAAATAACGGTACTGGTTTCCTACTGCTGCTCTAACAGTGACCATGAACCCAGTGGCATAAAAAAGCAGCCTAAGTGCATTACTGCTGTGGAGGTCAGACGTCTAAGGGCAGTCTCACTGGGCTGAAGTCGGTGTGCCACTTGGGACAGTTCCTTGTGGAGGCTCTCAGGGGAAAGCCCGTCTCCTGGCCTCTTCCCACTCTTAGAGGCTGCCTGCGTTCTCGGCTCATGGCTCCTTTCTTGTCTCACTCCAACCTCTTGTTTCCTTTGTCACACCTCTTACTACTCACTCTAATCTCCTGCCTCGCTTTTATAAGGACCTTTGTGAGTATACTGGGCccatctggataatccaggatcatctccccatttcaaaaattcttaaaaatcatgTCTGCAAAGGCCCTACTGTCACATTAGGTAACACTTACTCATCCCTTTGGGATTAGGATATGGACATCTTCAGGGACCACtattctgcccccccccccccccccccagtaacATTCTAAGAGGAAGTGATGCTCTCATAACTTTCAGGCCCTTTCAGAGGATGGACACAAAATTAGAGCAGCTGCAGGCCATCTGAGCACTAGGAGAGGGAACTGAAGCCTACTACTACTGCTTAGATATCCATCCAGGCCTTCAGATGGGATCCGAGTTCTTTCAAGCATTTAGCAAACACCCCAGGGATGTTTTCCATGGCCTAAGCTCTCAGCAAGAATAGTTGCTGTtcagagtgaaaagacaacacatCTGCTGTGTGTACTGCTGCAGACACTACCACCCCTGCCCACATGGAGCCTGCAACCTGGCCTCACTGGCCAGAGGCCAATCCTCACTCTTGCCACACTGCAGAGCCCTCAGCCCCATTTCTAAACTGGAGCCACTATAGCCCAGACCAGGAGACGGGGGTCCCAGCACATCCCCAGCACACTCACCACACGTCTGCCTTCCTTCCGTAGCCCTCACCGCTGATCACCTCGGGGCTCATCCAGTAGGGAGTGCCAGTGACTGAGCGCATGCCCGTGCCAGACATGCAAATGGTTTGCAGGCGCTTGCTGGCCCCAAAGTCCCCCAGCTTCACATTTCCAGCAGAATCTCGCAGGATGTTGGCTCCTAAGGCATGAAAGAGCAGAGGCTGCAGCCCTGGACCCCTGGCACTTGCCGCCATCCTccttctgtccctccctcccagtCCAAAGGGCTGCTGGGTAGGATGGGGGCCTCATGAGCTGGAACTGAACCACACAGAGCTAACAGGCTAGTGGTGGGAGGCATCTACAGCAGCGAACAGTCATCACCACAGCTAGCATCTGCAGAGCCCTTCGCTGTGTTTTTCCAAATCACTGAACTGATCTTTACACCAGCCCCCAAGGAAGCCATTAGGATTTCACGTTTCAGAAAGTTCACAACAACCAGGTGGAGAGTCCCCGAGTTCCTAGGTCATGGCGAGCCCACAGCCTGCCCCGCTCACCCTTGATGTCCCGGTGAACAATCATGTTGCTGTGCAAGTAGGACATGCCTTCCAGTATCTGCCGGGTGTACTTCCGGGTCACGCTCTCTGTCAGAGCACCATAGGCCTTCAGCTGGTCTTTCACTGAACCCTAAAGTCACAGGAGTCAGAGCGGTCACTGTAGGAAGGAGGCGGGAAGAGGGCAAGGCTATTTCCAGCCCCCAGTGTTCAGCAAGGGAGTGAGGTCCAGTCCCCATTAATGCAGGCCAGGCACCATGCTAAGGGCCGTCAGGCAGCTTGGAGAAAAGTATGAGACAGCCCTTCCCTCAAGCCAGGGTGACCCAAACCCAGAAGGGAGGTCTGTGTGCTCCAGGTAAAGGCAGTACCTACTGGATAGTGCAGCTGCCCTGTAAGCCTcaggtcaggggagcctgggacAATTCTCACCCCACAGCATCACTGCAGCCAGATGCAGGGCCTGCTGACTCCATGTCCTGCTCCTGCCTCGCTTTTCCCCTGGAGCCTCTGGACTCTCAGGTAACCAGACTCATGTCAAAGGGACCCCTCCTCCACAGCCTCAGCCCCACGACAGTCCCTCTCTTGCATGTCCGCCTGCGTCACAGGGCACATACCCCTGGCATGTACTCCATGAAGATGGTCAGAGTCTTCTCGGCGCGGTCCCGCAGGCAGCCATAGTACTGCACTATGCGCTCATGCTGCAAATTCTTCAGCAACTGGATCTCGCACTCCAGAGCACTCACCTCCTGGGAAGGGGCCCAGTGGTCACCGAGGCTTGCGGGCCTCAGTTCTACCTGCCTGGCATCAGCTCAGCTTGCCCTAGTCAGTGGCCTCAGAGGAGCCCATGTGCCGTGGGAACTTCAACTGGAGAAAACAGGGAATGTCTCAACTGTCTGGCCCTTGCCCACAATGCTGGCTAAGCTGTGGGATGGGGCATTCCCATGCTGGAAGACAGCAGACGGTGGGGTGGGAGATGGATTTGTGGGCGCAGCTAAGGAGTTCAGATAACTGCTGAATTTGTCCACTCAAACTGGAGTGAAGGCCACAGCCAAAGCTAAGCTCCAAAGACAGGCTCCTTCCTGGCTCAGGGGCTGGGAAAGCGGCATCTGTCTGCTGAGGTGGGGGGCAGGAGCTGCTTGTGTGGCACTGGCCATCCAAACCAGTCTGGGCGGCTAGGCACTTTGACACCAACTAATCTCTTCCTAGGACTGGGGTAGATGGTAAAGGAGTTTGGGAGGAAGAATGATGGGAGAAACAACCTGTAGCATCTCAAGCAATTAGTCTATGCAACAAGACAGGCATTTTGCTGAGAAGGAGGAATTGGAAGTCAGATCGTAGGGAAGGCAGTACCTTGCTTGTCTCAGGACTGTCTGGGTCAAACTGCACCTGCTTGGAAGCAAGTTCTCGTCCTGTGTCCACGTCATAGCACAAATAGACCCTGCCAAAGGCACCCTGGCCTAGGAGCTTCCCCCGGCGCCAATTAATAGGGGCACTGGGAGCTACAGGAGAACAGGAGGAAAGAGCATTAGAGTTCATGCACTTATTTCCCGATATCCCACCTCATTGTCCGAGGGCCCGAGCTGCCCCTCACCAGGTGTCATCATACCTCAGCACAGCATCTCCACCCTCACCTGGAACAGGCTCAGGGCCCTGGCCAATCAGACCTCAAGGCCCATGCCCTGATAAGCAGAGGACTGGCTAAAATCACAGTTAAATGCTTATCTGAACTGATCAAACACCTTTATACTTCCAAGGCCCCCAGACAGCTCATTATGTCAGGGATTAAGGAGACTGCTCTTCATTTAAACATGGAGAAACTAAAGGCCAGAGAGGAGTGGCTCATCACACAACAGTGGAGTGAGGACCAAGGTCCAGGGGATCTGCTGCCCCCTCAGGCTCTTCCCCTGGGTACGAATGGGCCAGGGTAGGCACCCACCAAGCCCGACAGCCCAGGGGACTCGCTGgcccccagccctgagcatcccCCAGGCAAGCCCTCCCCAGCCAGGCCCACTCCTCACACTTGGTGGGCACACTCCTCTCCTGCACAGAGAGGGCGTTCTCGCTGTCGGCGCTCCGCAGGCGCCCTCGGGGGTCCAGGTACTGCACTGCCAGGCCCATGTTCTCGCCGTTTGTGCTCAGGGAGCGGCTAGAGGGCACCAGGGTGAACAGGTTGC includes:
- the LOC110125892 gene encoding basic salivary proline-rich protein 4-like; protein product: MCPGRSGVSGQRLGEGLRAAARTLRGPRRRLARGEVRGGRTHWGHSQKRLPRPDPGPKLPSAGPRVRSVRRAQPLDSARGLGHPPRPAEPPPAPPLRTCVDRTPDPGPRRARPQGPRPRSGGGRRPRDPGPHLGRPNRKPEAGPSPGPPAGLTGPRPGLRDGGRSPGKASVRGACGGELPPLPVVPERPRPPPSHRGTAPAGPRPAPAHWLRRARCRLRGPGAAADPLSALCLPLARVPRLCLPPALTPRSAPPLGLRARPPRETRRPVGQLWTEAGTGAEGSAPEASGQERVQVETRVTNGAPDEAAAKNNRARLGFWLLPFPGSVGPAGVPARLPRPSSGAESARCQGRPARPPRWQGRPGTRSRPARLNPAAGRAPSATSPQPLLAPGGLRLRCPLQRPSRGRLPKAPLWSDFVGLVTPTPGSSGHPL
- the LIMD2 gene encoding LIM domain-containing protein 2, coding for MFQAAGAAAQATPSHEAKGGGSSSTVQRSKSFSLRAQVKETCASCQKTVYPMERLVADKLIFHSSCFCCKHCHTKLSLGSYAALHGEFYCKPHFQQLFKSKGNYDEGFGRKQHKELWAHKEVDPGTKTA
- the MAP3K3 gene encoding mitogen-activated protein kinase kinase kinase 3 isoform X4; its protein translation is MDEQEALNSIMKDLVALQMSRRPRVPGYETMKSKDTGHPNRQSDVRIKFEHNGERRIIAFSRPVRYEDVEHKVTAVFGQPLDLHYMNNELSILLKNQDDLDKAIDILDRSSSMKSLRILLLSQDRNHTSSSPHSGVSRQVRIKASQSAGDVNTIYQPPESRSRHLSVSSQNPGRSSPPPGYVPERQQRIARQGSYTSINSEGEFIPETSEQCMLDPLSSAENSLSGSCQSLDSPSFRKSRMSRAQSFPDNRQEFSDRETQLYDKGVKGGTYPRRYHVSVHHKDYSDGRRTFPRIRRHQGNLFTLVPSSRSLSTNGENMGLAVQYLDPRGRLRSADSENALSVQERSVPTKSPSAPINWRRGKLLGQGAFGRVYLCYDVDTGRELASKQVQFDPDSPETSKEVSALECEIQLLKNLQHERIVQYYGCLRDRAEKTLTIFMEYMPGGSVKDQLKAYGALTESVTRKYTRQILEGMSYLHSNMIVHRDIKGANILRDSAGNVKLGDFGASKRLQTICMSGTGMRSVTGTPYWMSPEVISGEGYGRKADVWSLGCTVVEMLTEKPPWAEYEAMAAIFKIATQPTNPQLPSHISEHGRDFLRRIFVEARQRPSAEELLTHHFAQLVY
- the MAP3K3 gene encoding mitogen-activated protein kinase kinase kinase 3 isoform X3, which gives rise to MDEQEALNSIMKDLVALQMSRRPRVPGYETMKSKDTGHPNRQSDVRIKFEHNGERRIIAFSRPVRYEDVEHKVTAVFGQPLDLHYMNNELSILLKNQDDLDKAIDILDRSSSMKSLRILLLSQDRNHTSSSPHSGVSRQVRIKASQSAGDVNTIYQPPESRSRHLSVSSQNPGRSSPPPGYVPERQQRIARQGSYTSINSEGEFIPETSEQCMLDPLSSAENSLSGSCQSLDRSADSPSFRKSRMSRAQSFPDNRQEFSDRETQLYDKGVKGGTYPRRYHVSVHHKDYSDGRRTFPRIRRHQGNLFTLVPSSRSLSTNGENMGLAVQYLDPRGRLRSADSENALSVQERSVPTKSPSAPINWRRGKLLGQGAFGRVYLCYDVDTGRELASKQVQFDPDSPETSKEVSALECEIQLLKNLQHERIVQYYGCLRDRAEKTLTIFMEYMPGGSVKDQLKAYGALTESVTRKYTRQILEGMSYLHSNMIVHRDIKGANILRDSAGNVKLGDFGASKRLQTICMSGTGMRSVTGTPYWMSPEVISGEGYGRKADVWSLGCTVVEMLTEKPPWAEYEAMAAIFKIATQPTNPQLPSHISEHGRDFLRRIFVEARQRPSAEELLTHHFAQLVY